One stretch of Actinacidiphila sp. DG2A-62 DNA includes these proteins:
- a CDS encoding universal stress protein has protein sequence MDKPLVVGVDGSDDSLRAVDWAVHEAVRRAVGLHVVYASLWEQYERAAPGFGAEPPPEEAAAEHIVAAAAERAARIAPDVAVTTRVVGREPIAALLGEGAAAAVIVLGGRGRGGLRTMLLGSTSLGVAARAPCPVVVVRGVPQEPAAAFSRIALGVGDPGRCSAAVGFAFAEARLRDAELVAVHAWRRPPHGLPGTGHASGQEAAAEHHGAERVLDAALLAPAGAHPDVAVLRRTPEGRARDFLLDASRTADLVVVGARHRPVAVGLQLGPVSHALLHHASCPVAVVPQPG, from the coding sequence ATGGACAAGCCACTGGTCGTCGGCGTCGACGGGTCGGACGACAGTCTGCGGGCCGTCGACTGGGCCGTGCACGAGGCGGTCCGCCGGGCCGTGGGTCTGCACGTCGTCTACGCGTCGCTGTGGGAGCAGTACGAGCGGGCCGCGCCGGGATTCGGGGCCGAGCCGCCGCCGGAGGAGGCCGCGGCCGAGCACATCGTCGCCGCGGCGGCCGAGCGGGCGGCCAGGATCGCGCCGGACGTGGCGGTGACCACCCGCGTCGTCGGCCGTGAGCCCATCGCCGCGCTGCTCGGCGAGGGCGCCGCGGCGGCCGTGATCGTGCTGGGCGGGCGCGGCCGGGGCGGGCTGCGCACGATGCTGCTCGGGTCGACGAGCCTCGGCGTGGCCGCGCGGGCGCCCTGTCCGGTGGTCGTGGTGCGCGGCGTGCCGCAGGAGCCGGCCGCGGCGTTCTCCCGGATCGCGCTGGGCGTCGGCGATCCGGGCCGGTGTTCGGCGGCGGTGGGGTTCGCGTTCGCCGAGGCGCGACTGCGGGACGCGGAGCTGGTGGCCGTGCACGCCTGGCGGCGTCCGCCGCATGGGCTGCCCGGGACCGGGCACGCGAGCGGCCAGGAGGCCGCCGCGGAGCACCACGGGGCCGAACGCGTCCTGGACGCGGCGCTCCTCGCCCCGGCCGGGGCGCACCCGGACGTGGCGGTGCTGCGGCGGACGCCCGAGGGGCGGGCCCGCGACTTCCTGCTGGACGCCTCGCGGACCGCCGACCTGGTGGTCGTCGGGGCCCGGCACCGCCCGGTGGCGGTCGGGCTGCAGCTCGGCCCGGTCAGCCACGCTCTGCTGCACCACGCGTCGTGCCCGGTGGCGGTGGTCCCGCAACCGGGCTGA